A portion of the Colias croceus chromosome 25, ilColCroc2.1 genome contains these proteins:
- the LOC123703286 gene encoding putative mediator of RNA polymerase II transcription subunit 24 produces the protein MSLLEDVFLQDEANEAQELERVIEGGDYEERLSLGSDDNSEKEDEAEEDKRRVDPTSNKTKRVVKNPRFILNPARLTGPRGIQVIPEHFKDFKFKGKGHEKEDLDLVLKKLEHWAYRLYPKFKFEDCLKKIEVLGKKRPVMVHLQKIRSDQFISEETVVQKDSSDDEAPPQEEDEFDKLLQQQIDIARATPAPNSVKKNMDNSRIEERSLSMPKATSSPSISEEQRERMLRNRRLAEERRLAKLKTNNSDTVNIEGVEELKAKKHTKSNVIDSSDEESENISVSVNVHQEYNSKVDRNEINTNMDTFDSLHNKSEEEITNVDKIGSENIEIDTLNNKSDREITNTDKIVSDNIEIDSLHNKSDGESTNADKIASRNSEQDDNNTKTDKCKEGAAEKSIENDNMEPTVTDNESNTENVTDRHDVVLENSIIQSTIQGLVENDNNLNLERDLINQDFVEDEITRVADNVNTDNQIQNDKECENLMDVDFSEEF, from the exons ATGTCGTTACTTGAAGACGTATTCCTCCAAGATGAGGCTAACGAAGCTCAGGAATTAGAAAGAGTTATAGAAGGTGGTGATTATGAAGAAAGACTTTCTTTGGGTAGTGATGACAACAGTGAAAAGGAAGATGAAGCAG AGGAAGATAAAAGGCGTGTAGATCCTACGTCCAACAAAACTAAGCGGGTTGTAAAGAACCctcgttttatattaaatccaGCACGTCTCACTGGGCCCAGGGGAATACAAGTGATTCCAGAACATTTCAAAGATTTTAAGTTTAAAg gCAAAGGTCATGAAAAAGAGGACTTAGATTTGGTATTGAAAAAACTAGAACATTGGGCTTACAGATTGTAtccaaaatttaaatttgaagaCTGCTTAAAGAAGATAGAAGTGTTGGGGAAGAAAAGGCCTGTTATG GTGCACCTCCAAAAAATAAGATCGGATCAGTTCATATCAGAAGAGACAGTAGTGCAAAAAGATTCAAGTGATGACGAAGCCCCACCACAAGAGGAGGATGAATTTGACAAATTGCTCCAGCAACAGATAGATATAGCGAGGGCTACACCTGCACCTAATTCTGTGAAGAAGAACATGGATAATAGTAGGATTGAGGAGAG atcTTTGTCAATGCCAAAAGCGACTTCTTCTCCATCCATTAGCGAGGAACAAAGAGAAAGAATGCTCAGAAACAGAAGATTAGCAGAAGAGAGACGACTtgctaaattaaaaactaataattcCGATACTGTTAATATTGAAGGTGTTGAGGAATTAAAAGCGAAAAAACACACAAAATCTAATGTTATAGACAGTTCTGATGAAGAAAGTGAGAATATATCAGTTTCAGTTAATGTTCATCAAGAATATAATAGTAAGGTTGAtaggaatgaaataaataccaaCATGGATACATTTGACAGTCTTCATAATAAAAGTGAAGAAGAAATTACGAATGTAGATAAAATTGGCtcagaaaatattgaaattgacactcttaataataaaagcGACAGAGAAATTACCAATACAGATAAAATTGTCTcagataatattgaaattgacaGTCTTCATAATAAAAGTGATGGTGAAAGTACTAATGCAGATAAAATTGCCTCAAGAAACAGTGAACAAgatgataataatactaaaacaGATAAATGCAAAGAAGGTGCTGCAGAAAAATCAATTGAAAATGATAATATGGAACCCACAGTTACAGACAATGAATCTAATACTGAAAATGTGACAGATAGACACGATGTAGTTCTAGAAAACAGTATTATTCAAAGCACTATTCAAGGATTGGTggaaaatgataataatttaaatcttgAAAGGGATCTGATTAATCAAGATTTTGTTGAAGACGAAATAACAAGGGTCGCAGATAATGTAAATACAGATAATCAAATACAAAATGATAAGGAATGCGAGAATCTAATGGATGTTGATTTCAGTGAGGAGTTTTga